From one Streptomyces sp. CA-210063 genomic stretch:
- a CDS encoding sensor histidine kinase: MGKTVGRAARATLQLIIAAAMAFGIYLFITVLLITAIATLAVVGAWMLPETVTLIRRIAGAKRHQVAAWTGRAVPEAYQPIEGTLRERLRIAFRDPGTHTDARWMLSYYVYGALFFLAVPLWPLGLVVDGVWCGLLGRPAVVLPLISRLADLDAHWSEALLKPSPKARLAERVEELTATRADAIAAHGAELRRIERDLHDGAQARLVSLSMRIGLAQRAYDRDPDAARKLLLDAQEQAEAALAELRHVVRGIHPPILTDRGLAGAVRALAAGSGLDATVAVEGLEDADGPRPPAAVEAAAYYVVAEALTNAAKHSGCAHAEVHLARTPRGVRVLVRDDGRGGAETLIGAPGPASPPGGSGTPGLAKAIGGPGPATATGGPNTSLPAPTTGAPGTTGPATATATGGSGASGRAATPGPPDPGPGPASAMGGSGLLGMRRRVAALDGRMAVTSPVGGPTVIEVELPCVW; this comes from the coding sequence ATGGGCAAGACGGTGGGGCGGGCCGCGCGGGCCACACTCCAGCTGATCATCGCCGCCGCGATGGCCTTCGGCATCTACCTCTTCATCACGGTGCTGCTGATCACCGCGATCGCCACGCTCGCCGTCGTGGGCGCCTGGATGCTGCCCGAGACCGTCACACTGATCCGCCGGATCGCCGGCGCGAAGCGCCACCAGGTGGCCGCCTGGACCGGCCGGGCCGTCCCCGAGGCCTACCAGCCGATCGAGGGCACCCTGCGCGAACGCCTGCGCATCGCGTTCCGTGACCCCGGTACCCACACCGACGCCCGCTGGATGCTCTCGTACTACGTCTACGGTGCCCTCTTCTTCCTCGCGGTGCCCCTGTGGCCGCTGGGCCTGGTCGTCGACGGCGTGTGGTGCGGACTGCTGGGCCGCCCGGCCGTCGTCCTGCCGCTGATCAGCCGCCTCGCCGACCTCGACGCCCACTGGTCCGAGGCCCTGCTCAAGCCGTCGCCCAAGGCCCGCCTCGCCGAGCGGGTGGAGGAACTGACGGCGACCCGGGCCGACGCGATCGCCGCCCACGGCGCCGAACTCCGCCGTATCGAACGGGACCTGCACGACGGCGCCCAGGCCCGCCTCGTCTCGCTGTCCATGCGCATCGGGCTGGCCCAGCGCGCGTACGACCGCGACCCGGACGCCGCCCGCAAGCTGCTGCTCGACGCGCAGGAGCAGGCCGAGGCGGCACTGGCCGAACTCCGCCACGTCGTCCGCGGCATCCACCCGCCGATCCTCACCGACCGCGGCCTGGCCGGGGCCGTACGGGCCCTCGCCGCCGGCAGCGGGCTCGACGCGACCGTCGCCGTGGAGGGCCTGGAGGACGCCGACGGGCCGCGCCCGCCCGCCGCGGTCGAGGCCGCCGCGTACTACGTCGTCGCCGAAGCCCTGACCAACGCCGCCAAGCACAGCGGCTGCGCCCACGCCGAGGTCCACCTCGCCCGCACACCGAGAGGCGTCCGCGTCCTGGTGCGCGACGACGGCCGAGGCGGCGCCGAGACCCTCATCGGGGCGCCCGGCCCGGCTTCCCCACCGGGCGGCTCAGGCACGCCAGGCCTGGCGAAGGCGATCGGCGGCCCCGGCCCGGCGACGGCGACAGGTGGCCCCAACACGTCCCTCCCGGCTCCCACGACGGGTGCCCCCGGCACAACCGGCCCGGCGACGGCGACGGCGACAGGCGGGTCCGGCGCATCCGGCCGAGCGGCCACGCCTGGCCCGCCCGATCCGGGTCCCGGCCCGGCCTCCGCCATGGGCGGATCCGGACTCCTCGGGATGCGGCGCCGCGTCGCGGCCCTCGACGGGCGTATGGCCGTGACCAGCCCCGTCGGGGGGCCCACCGTGATCGAGGTGGAGCTGCCCTGCGTATGGTGA
- a CDS encoding sensor histidine kinase, whose translation MIARLKQSYRGMRLGTRLALGLGALALVVFAVVGSALTMYMRDYLSAQLNEQLKIAQIAQSKSIADYGTLKGKKYYRWYYAVYDVSDGTPELRKPEDPADVPEDIDDFTLVAKALTVEGTEVTRTEHLKGQGQYRLRACEVKPGVILVSAAPMDDIEDTVGQLITIQVITFVLALAALVVFGRAMLRRGLKPLSDMAHTARAITSHDLTDSAALPVRHDNRDGGPEVEELRTAFNTMLEHIDDALAVRTEAEQRLRRFVADASHELRTPLMSVRGYADLFQYAAAHSPEERDKHLARLRAEAARMGYLLDDLLMLARLDAADVETPLRLEEADLVQLAHQAADAFRAGHPGHPLTVAAGPDAVRLRLDPLRVRQVLDNLLTNAAVHTPRGTKVCLEVSVESGSAEVRITDSGPGIPADDQERVFDRFYRVDKARSRDRGGSGLGLAVARSLVRAHGGTIALTSGPGETTFTVRLPRGGSRA comes from the coding sequence GTGATCGCCCGCCTCAAGCAGAGCTACCGCGGCATGCGCCTCGGCACCCGGCTGGCCCTCGGCCTCGGCGCCCTGGCGCTCGTCGTGTTCGCCGTCGTCGGCAGCGCCCTGACCATGTACATGCGCGACTACCTGTCGGCGCAGCTCAACGAACAGCTGAAGATCGCCCAGATAGCCCAGTCCAAGAGCATCGCGGACTACGGAACGCTCAAGGGCAAGAAGTACTACCGCTGGTACTACGCGGTGTACGACGTCTCGGACGGAACCCCCGAACTCCGCAAGCCCGAGGACCCCGCCGACGTCCCCGAGGACATCGACGACTTCACCCTCGTGGCCAAGGCGCTGACCGTCGAAGGCACGGAGGTCACCCGCACCGAGCACCTCAAGGGCCAGGGCCAGTACCGGCTGCGGGCCTGCGAGGTCAAGCCCGGGGTGATCCTGGTCAGCGCCGCGCCGATGGACGACATCGAGGACACGGTCGGGCAGCTGATCACGATCCAGGTCATCACCTTCGTTCTCGCCCTCGCGGCGCTCGTCGTCTTCGGCCGGGCGATGCTGCGGCGCGGTCTGAAGCCGCTGAGCGACATGGCGCACACCGCCCGCGCCATCACCTCGCACGACCTGACGGACTCGGCGGCGCTGCCCGTGCGCCACGACAACCGCGACGGCGGCCCCGAGGTCGAGGAACTGCGCACCGCCTTCAACACCATGCTGGAGCACATCGACGACGCGCTCGCCGTCCGCACCGAGGCCGAACAGCGCCTGCGCCGCTTCGTCGCCGACGCCTCGCACGAACTGCGCACCCCCCTGATGTCGGTACGCGGCTACGCCGACCTCTTCCAGTACGCCGCCGCCCACAGCCCCGAGGAACGCGACAAGCATCTGGCCCGACTGCGCGCCGAGGCCGCCCGCATGGGGTACCTGCTGGACGATCTGCTGATGCTCGCCCGCCTGGACGCCGCCGACGTGGAGACCCCGCTGCGGCTGGAGGAGGCCGACCTGGTGCAGCTGGCGCACCAGGCGGCGGACGCCTTCCGCGCGGGCCACCCCGGTCATCCGCTGACGGTGGCGGCCGGCCCCGACGCGGTACGGCTGCGCCTCGACCCCCTGCGGGTGCGCCAGGTCCTCGACAACCTCCTCACCAACGCCGCCGTGCACACCCCGCGCGGTACGAAGGTCTGTCTGGAGGTGTCCGTCGAGTCCGGCTCGGCCGAGGTACGGATCACCGACTCCGGGCCCGGTATCCCGGCGGACGACCAGGAGCGCGTCTTCGACCGCTTCTACCGCGTCGACAAGGCCCGCAGCCGCGACCGCGGCGGCAGCGGCCTGGGCCTCGCGGTCGCCCGCTCCCTGGTCCGCGCCCACGGCGGCACCATCGCCCTGACCAGCGGCCCGGGAGAGACGACGTTCACGGTACGGCTGCCGCGGGGCGGGTCTCGGGCCTGA
- a CDS encoding response regulator transcription factor codes for MEKVRLLVVDDDPPIADLVATVARYEGWDAVTAHSGEEALRQAAEFHPDIVVLDLMLPGLDGFGVLDRLRRSGTMVPVVFLTARDGVADRVAGLTRGGDDYLVKPFAVEELMARLRTVLRRSAGPAFQRSVLQVADLTMDEDTREVRRGDKLLTLTPTEYEVLRYLMRKSPTVLTKAQILDHVWEYGFGGRSNVVELVVSRLRRKLEDTGEPLIHTVRGFGYVLRQATE; via the coding sequence GTGGAAAAAGTGCGACTTCTCGTTGTGGACGACGATCCGCCCATCGCTGACCTGGTGGCGACCGTCGCCCGCTACGAGGGCTGGGACGCGGTCACCGCGCACTCCGGTGAGGAGGCGTTGCGGCAGGCTGCCGAGTTCCATCCCGACATCGTGGTCCTGGACCTCATGCTGCCGGGTCTGGACGGCTTCGGCGTGCTGGACCGGCTGCGCCGGTCCGGCACGATGGTGCCCGTGGTGTTCCTGACCGCCCGCGACGGCGTCGCCGACCGGGTCGCCGGCCTCACCCGGGGCGGTGACGACTACCTGGTCAAGCCGTTCGCCGTGGAGGAGCTGATGGCCCGCCTGCGCACCGTGCTGCGCCGCAGCGCCGGGCCGGCCTTCCAGCGGTCCGTGCTCCAGGTGGCGGACCTGACGATGGACGAGGACACCCGCGAGGTCCGCCGCGGCGACAAACTGCTCACCCTCACCCCCACCGAGTACGAGGTCCTGCGCTACCTCATGCGCAAGTCCCCGACCGTCCTCACCAAGGCGCAGATCCTCGACCACGTGTGGGAGTACGGCTTCGGCGGCCGCTCCAACGTCGTCGAGCTGGTCGTCAGCCGGCTCCGCCGCAAGCTCGAAGACACCGGCGAACCCCTCATCCACACCGTCCGGGGATTCGGGTACGTGCTGCGGCAGGCCACCGAGTGA
- a CDS encoding ferredoxin reductase family protein: MTTVQQPPAAVGRSGARPKVVARTGLYAVLAANVAVVTFFFVQAGFASNALIVLGRLTGLYGALLMAFQLLLVARLPWFDRRIGMDRLTSWHRWTGFSVLWLLVAHGVFITFGYAQSSDLDPVSQLVDLAETVEGVLRSIVALGIIIVIGVVSARFARRRLAYETWHFIHLYTYVAVVLAFTHQVAAGTSFASSPTATAYWYVLWGVALASVFLGRLVLPLWRNWRHQLRVTAVVPEADNVVSIYMTGRDLDRMPARAGQFFLWRFLTRDRWWQANPFSLSAAPDGKQLRLTAKAAGEGSAALRHVKVGTRVFAEGPYGAFTAMHRTRPESVLIAGGVGVTPIRALLEEIQGHAVVIYRVATNQDAVLYEELQQLASDKGAELHLVSGPVSPDKLAPRELLRMVPDIADRDVFLCGPPPMMNAVLGSLRELDVPKPQIHFERFSLAG, encoded by the coding sequence GTGACCACTGTCCAACAACCCCCCGCGGCGGTAGGCCGCTCGGGAGCGCGCCCGAAAGTGGTCGCCCGCACCGGTCTGTACGCGGTGCTGGCGGCGAACGTGGCCGTGGTGACGTTCTTCTTCGTCCAGGCCGGCTTCGCCTCGAACGCCCTCATCGTGCTGGGCCGCCTCACCGGCCTGTACGGGGCGCTCCTCATGGCCTTCCAGCTGCTGCTGGTGGCCCGGCTGCCGTGGTTCGACCGGCGCATCGGCATGGACCGGCTGACCTCCTGGCACCGCTGGACCGGCTTCTCGGTGCTGTGGCTGCTGGTCGCGCACGGCGTGTTCATCACCTTCGGCTACGCCCAGTCCTCGGACCTGGACCCGGTCAGCCAGCTGGTCGACCTCGCCGAGACCGTCGAGGGCGTGCTGCGCTCGATCGTCGCGCTGGGGATCATCATCGTGATCGGCGTGGTCTCGGCCCGCTTCGCCCGGCGCAGGCTCGCCTACGAGACCTGGCACTTCATCCACCTGTACACCTACGTCGCGGTGGTGCTGGCCTTCACGCACCAGGTCGCGGCAGGTACGTCGTTCGCCTCGTCCCCGACCGCGACGGCGTACTGGTACGTGCTGTGGGGCGTGGCCCTGGCCTCCGTTTTCCTGGGCCGGCTGGTGCTCCCGCTGTGGCGCAACTGGCGTCACCAGCTGCGCGTCACGGCCGTCGTCCCCGAGGCCGACAACGTCGTCTCGATCTACATGACCGGCCGTGACCTGGACCGGATGCCCGCGCGGGCCGGCCAGTTCTTCCTGTGGCGCTTCCTGACCCGGGACCGCTGGTGGCAGGCCAATCCGTTCTCGCTGTCGGCCGCGCCCGACGGCAAGCAGCTGCGGCTGACCGCGAAGGCGGCCGGCGAGGGCTCCGCGGCCCTGCGCCACGTGAAGGTCGGCACCCGGGTGTTCGCCGAGGGCCCGTACGGCGCCTTCACCGCGATGCACCGCACGCGGCCGGAGTCCGTGCTCATCGCCGGCGGCGTCGGGGTCACCCCCATCCGGGCCCTGCTGGAGGAGATCCAGGGGCACGCCGTGGTCATCTACCGCGTGGCCACGAACCAGGACGCGGTCCTCTACGAAGAGCTCCAGCAGCTCGCCTCCGACAAGGGCGCCGAGCTGCACCTGGTGTCCGGGCCGGTCAGCCCCGACAAGCTGGCGCCGCGCGAGCTGCTGCGGATGGTGCCGGACATCGCCGACCGGGACGTGTTCCTGTGCGGGCCGCCGCCGATGATGAACGCGGTCCTGGGCAGCCTGCGCGAGCTGGACGTGCCCAAGCCGCAGATCCACTTCGAACGCTTCAGCCTGGCTGGATGA
- a CDS encoding FMN-binding protein codes for MKRAIPALVLSAAALVPVWRYAPSTETTTTVTAEPNPSASSSAAAGSNVVAGPTVDTEKGPVQVQATFQGKKITAVNMLQQPDHPQTEAAVPVLIEETLQAQSADIDTVSGATLTSDGYRESLQAAIDENAESAASSDSDSDSASDSSSAQSTSQTVAGSTVSTSKGDVQVQVTFEGDDITAVEMLKQPNHPQTEAAVPVLIKETLAAQSADIDTVSGATITSDGYRVSLQAALDAKA; via the coding sequence GTGAAACGAGCCATACCCGCCCTGGTCCTGAGCGCCGCCGCGCTGGTCCCCGTCTGGCGTTACGCCCCCTCGACCGAGACGACGACCACGGTGACCGCCGAGCCGAACCCCTCGGCATCCTCGTCCGCCGCGGCGGGCTCCAACGTGGTCGCGGGCCCGACGGTCGACACGGAGAAGGGCCCCGTCCAGGTCCAGGCGACCTTCCAGGGCAAGAAGATCACCGCCGTCAACATGCTCCAGCAGCCGGACCATCCGCAGACCGAGGCCGCGGTGCCCGTGCTGATCGAGGAGACGCTTCAGGCGCAGAGCGCCGACATCGACACGGTCTCCGGCGCCACCCTCACGAGCGACGGCTACCGGGAGTCCCTCCAGGCCGCGATCGACGAGAACGCGGAGTCGGCGGCCTCGTCCGACTCCGACTCCGACTCCGCGTCGGACTCCTCCTCGGCTCAGAGCACGAGCCAGACCGTCGCGGGTTCGACGGTCAGCACCTCCAAGGGCGACGTCCAGGTCCAGGTGACCTTCGAGGGCGACGACATCACCGCCGTGGAGATGCTGAAGCAGCCGAACCACCCGCAGACCGAGGCCGCCGTCCCGGTGCTGATCAAGGAGACCCTGGCGGCGCAGAGCGCCGACATCGACACCGTCTCCGGGGCGACGATCACCAGCGACGGTTACCGGGTGTCCCTCCAGGCCGCCCTCGACGCGAAGGCCTGA
- a CDS encoding FAD:protein FMN transferase, translating to MRRVEHIMGFPISLVIEDGEHGSPSAEAAEPAFDWLREVDARFSPFRADSEVSRLDRGELAPHEISPELAEVLDLCEEYRVATGGAFDVRLPGRGLDPCAMVKGWAVQRAAELLTERGAKRLCLNAGGDVAATGGPWRVGVRHPERADRLCTVLSITDGAVATSARYERGDHILDGRTGRPATGLLSLTVVAPSLTEADATATAAFAMGAEGIEWAASREGCEVFAVDGEQRVFRTPGLPVAA from the coding sequence ATGCGCCGCGTCGAACACATCATGGGGTTTCCGATCTCGCTGGTCATCGAGGACGGCGAGCACGGGTCCCCGAGTGCCGAGGCCGCGGAGCCGGCGTTCGACTGGCTGCGCGAGGTCGACGCCCGGTTCAGCCCGTTCCGTGCCGACAGCGAGGTGTCCCGGCTGGACCGGGGCGAGCTCGCACCGCACGAGATCAGCCCGGAGCTGGCCGAGGTCCTCGATCTGTGCGAGGAGTACCGGGTGGCGACCGGTGGCGCGTTCGACGTACGGCTGCCGGGGCGCGGGCTCGACCCCTGCGCCATGGTGAAGGGATGGGCCGTGCAGCGGGCGGCCGAGCTGCTGACGGAGCGGGGTGCGAAGCGGCTCTGCCTCAACGCCGGCGGGGACGTGGCCGCGACCGGGGGCCCGTGGCGGGTGGGTGTACGCCATCCCGAGCGGGCCGACCGGCTCTGCACGGTCCTGTCCATCACCGACGGGGCGGTCGCGACCTCCGCGCGCTACGAGCGCGGCGACCACATCCTCGACGGGCGCACGGGGCGCCCCGCGACGGGTCTTCTGAGCCTCACGGTCGTGGCCCCGTCCCTGACGGAGGCCGACGCCACGGCGACCGCCGCGTTCGCGATGGGGGCGGAGGGGATCGAGTGGGCCGCGTCGCGGGAGGGGTGCGAGGTTTTCGCGGTCGACGGGGAGCAGCGTGTGTTCCGGACGCCGGGGTTGCCGGTGGCGGCGTGA
- a CDS encoding SulP family inorganic anion transporter — protein MTDVSAERGAAWRLLLPGLDRLLGYRRSWLRGDLIAGATVAAYLVPQVMAYAVVAGLPPVVGLWAMLPALALYPLLGSSRLLSIGPESTAALMTAAVIGPLAEGDPERYATLAAVLAIAVGLLCLLARAVRLGFVADLLSRPVLIGYLAGLALIMVMDQLPKLAGVKVSGSDFFPKLWSFLRHLGDAHMATVVFSAIAIAFLFLVPRLSRSLPGPFLAVVLGTTAVVVFDLDDRSGIDVIGEVPSGLPGFAVPDLAELPSLLLPAVGVLLVSYTDVVLTARAFADPADKGPGCDPNQEFLALGAANLGAGVLHGMPVSSSASRTALASSAGARSQVYALVSGVAVLAVLLFLGPLLTRTPAAVLGAIVVYAAARMVDLAGFRRLAAFRRRELLLAVGCLAGVLAWGILYGVLVAVGLSVVELLTRVARPHDAVQGLVPGVAGMHDIDDYPEARTIPGLLVYRYDSPLFFANAENFRRRALAAVDEQEEQGETVRWFVLNTEANVEVDITALDAVDDLRRELARRDIVFALARVKQDLLDELEAYGLAKSVGDELIFPTLPTAVAAYRQWYRDHDR, from the coding sequence ATGACCGACGTCTCGGCCGAGCGCGGAGCGGCATGGCGCCTCCTCCTCCCCGGCCTCGACAGGCTCCTCGGCTACCGCCGGTCATGGCTGCGGGGCGACCTGATCGCCGGCGCGACGGTGGCGGCGTACCTCGTCCCGCAGGTCATGGCGTACGCGGTCGTCGCCGGGCTGCCCCCGGTCGTCGGTCTGTGGGCGATGCTCCCCGCACTCGCCCTGTATCCGCTCCTCGGCTCCTCCCGCCTCCTGTCGATCGGCCCGGAATCGACTGCCGCCCTGATGACGGCGGCGGTGATCGGCCCGCTCGCGGAGGGCGACCCGGAGCGGTACGCCACACTCGCCGCCGTCCTGGCGATCGCCGTCGGCCTGCTCTGCCTGCTCGCCCGGGCGGTACGCCTCGGCTTCGTCGCCGACCTGCTCTCCCGCCCGGTGCTGATCGGCTACCTGGCCGGCCTGGCGCTCATCATGGTCATGGACCAACTGCCGAAGCTCGCGGGAGTGAAGGTGTCCGGCTCGGACTTCTTCCCCAAGCTGTGGTCCTTCCTCCGGCATCTCGGGGACGCCCACATGGCCACCGTCGTGTTCTCGGCGATCGCGATCGCGTTCCTCTTCCTCGTCCCCCGCCTCTCCCGCTCTCTCCCCGGCCCTTTCCTCGCCGTCGTCCTCGGCACCACGGCCGTGGTCGTGTTCGACCTCGACGACCGGTCCGGCATCGACGTGATCGGCGAGGTCCCGTCCGGCCTGCCGGGCTTCGCCGTGCCGGACCTGGCCGAACTGCCGTCCCTGCTGCTGCCCGCCGTGGGTGTCCTGCTCGTCAGCTACACGGACGTCGTCCTCACCGCCCGGGCGTTCGCCGACCCTGCCGACAAGGGCCCGGGGTGCGACCCGAACCAGGAGTTCCTGGCGCTGGGCGCCGCCAACCTGGGCGCGGGCGTGCTGCACGGCATGCCGGTCAGCAGCAGCGCCAGCCGTACCGCGCTCGCCTCCTCGGCGGGCGCCCGCAGCCAGGTGTACGCGCTCGTCTCCGGCGTGGCGGTCCTCGCCGTCCTGCTCTTCCTCGGTCCGCTGCTGACCCGCACCCCGGCCGCCGTGCTGGGCGCGATCGTCGTCTACGCCGCCGCCCGGATGGTCGACCTGGCCGGCTTCCGTCGACTGGCCGCTTTCCGGCGCCGGGAGCTGCTCCTCGCGGTCGGCTGTCTGGCCGGCGTGCTCGCCTGGGGCATCCTGTACGGCGTCCTGGTGGCCGTCGGCCTGTCGGTGGTCGAGCTGCTGACCCGGGTGGCCCGGCCCCACGACGCCGTGCAGGGACTGGTCCCCGGTGTGGCCGGCATGCACGACATCGACGACTACCCCGAGGCCCGGACGATCCCCGGACTCCTCGTCTACCGCTACGACTCCCCGCTCTTCTTCGCCAACGCGGAGAACTTCCGCCGCCGGGCCCTCGCCGCGGTCGACGAGCAGGAGGAACAGGGAGAGACCGTGCGCTGGTTCGTGCTCAACACCGAGGCCAACGTCGAGGTCGACATCACCGCCCTCGACGCCGTCGACGATCTCCGTCGCGAACTGGCCCGCCGCGACATCGTCTTCGCCCTCGCCCGGGTGAAGCAGGATCTGCTGGACGAGTTGGAGGCGTACGGGCTCGCGAAGTCGGTCGGTGACGAGCTGATCTTCCCGACGCTGCCGACGGCCGTGGCGGCGTACCGGCAGTGGTACCGCGACCACGACCGGTGA
- a CDS encoding GNAT family N-acetyltransferase → MTTTPTTALPPGLTVRPATLDDAEAVCGLLNEIDVLEIGRAGTELGEVQADLKHPDSDLERDSWLLFDGDRLVAYGLQWDESGGERIDMDHYTLPDQPLGALHLFDLMEARAAERAAANGADRAVVHMHLNIAPTMDLDALRGRGWRTVRRYHVMARPLSPAEPLPTPPTGVTLRPCAAEPDRRKAHALLQAAFADHFDFQPRTYEQWLDDIDAEHVDWSLVWIAHVDGLGDVAALRSRDDRSDMAWISSIGVLREARGRGLGSLLLRHTFGHYAALGRDRIGLGVDTDNSSGALALYEGHGMKLDFAVDTWELIRPVK, encoded by the coding sequence ATGACGACGACACCCACCACCGCCCTCCCGCCCGGCCTGACCGTACGCCCGGCGACGCTGGACGACGCGGAAGCGGTGTGCGGGCTGCTCAACGAGATCGACGTGCTGGAGATCGGCCGCGCCGGGACCGAACTGGGCGAGGTGCAGGCCGACCTGAAGCATCCCGATTCGGACCTGGAGCGTGACTCCTGGCTGCTGTTCGACGGGGACCGGCTGGTGGCGTACGGGCTGCAGTGGGACGAGTCCGGCGGCGAGCGCATCGACATGGACCACTACACGCTGCCCGACCAGCCGCTCGGCGCGCTGCACCTGTTCGACCTCATGGAGGCCCGGGCCGCGGAGCGGGCGGCGGCCAACGGGGCGGACCGGGCCGTCGTGCACATGCACCTCAACATCGCGCCCACGATGGACCTCGACGCGTTGCGCGGGCGCGGCTGGCGCACGGTCCGCCGCTACCACGTCATGGCCCGCCCCCTGTCCCCCGCCGAGCCGCTTCCGACGCCCCCGACCGGCGTCACCCTGCGCCCCTGCGCCGCCGAGCCGGACCGCAGGAAGGCCCACGCCCTGCTCCAGGCGGCCTTCGCCGACCACTTCGACTTCCAGCCGCGTACGTACGAGCAGTGGCTGGACGACATCGACGCCGAGCATGTCGACTGGTCGCTGGTCTGGATCGCGCACGTCGACGGTCTCGGTGACGTGGCGGCCCTGCGGTCCCGCGACGACCGTTCCGACATGGCCTGGATCTCCAGCATCGGCGTCCTGCGCGAGGCCCGCGGCCGGGGCCTCGGCAGCCTGCTGCTCCGCCACACCTTCGGTCACTACGCGGCCCTGGGCCGCGACCGCATCGGCCTCGGCGTCGACACCGACAACAGCAGCGGTGCCCTCGCCCTCTACGAAGGGCACGGCATGAAGCTGGACTTCGCCGTCGACACCTGGGAGCTGATACGCCCCGTCAAGTAG